The proteins below come from a single Candidatus Palauibacter polyketidifaciens genomic window:
- the purM gene encoding phosphoribosylformylglycinamidine cyclo-ligase: MNDGLTYRDAGVNLEAARATKARLSRLVRGTRTEAVSSDFGSFGGRFRATPGRELVASADGVGTKLKIAFMADRHDTVGADLVNHCVNDILVEGARPLIFMDYVACGVLDPDTVTSVVSGLAAACRANECALLGGETAEMPDFYAPGEYDLAGFVVGEIAYPEVTRRDLEPGDLLIGLASSGVHTNGYSFVRALFFDRLGLGAHDAFPGTGDSVSDVLLRPHRSYLSILEPSLQAGRVRALAHITGGGIPGNVDRVIGPDLDAVVRSDSWVRPHEFDVIARESGADEAELFSTFNMGVGMVAVVRDAEAGGVLEQVRDSGCEAFLCGELVAGSGRVHLVTS, from the coding sequence ATGAACGACGGATTGACGTACCGGGACGCGGGCGTGAACCTCGAGGCGGCCCGCGCGACGAAAGCCCGGCTCTCCCGGCTCGTCCGGGGGACCCGGACGGAGGCCGTGAGTTCGGACTTCGGCTCGTTCGGAGGCCGGTTTCGGGCGACGCCCGGCCGGGAACTCGTCGCGAGCGCCGACGGCGTGGGGACGAAGCTGAAGATTGCCTTCATGGCGGATCGCCACGACACGGTGGGCGCCGATCTCGTGAACCACTGCGTCAACGACATCCTCGTCGAAGGCGCGCGGCCTCTCATCTTCATGGACTACGTCGCCTGCGGCGTGCTGGATCCGGACACCGTGACGAGCGTCGTCTCGGGACTCGCCGCCGCCTGTCGCGCGAACGAATGCGCGCTGCTCGGGGGAGAGACCGCGGAGATGCCGGATTTCTATGCGCCGGGAGAATACGACCTCGCGGGATTCGTGGTGGGCGAGATCGCATACCCGGAGGTAACCCGCAGAGATCTGGAGCCGGGGGACCTTCTCATCGGACTCGCATCGAGCGGCGTGCATACGAACGGCTACAGCTTCGTGCGGGCCCTCTTCTTCGACCGCCTGGGACTCGGGGCCCACGACGCCTTCCCGGGGACCGGGGACTCCGTCTCGGACGTCCTCCTGCGTCCCCACCGCAGTTACCTGTCGATCCTCGAGCCCAGCCTCCAGGCAGGCCGCGTGCGGGCGCTCGCCCACATCACGGGGGGCGGGATCCCGGGGAACGTGGACCGGGTCATCGGCCCGGACCTCGATGCGGTGGTGCGCTCCGACAGTTGGGTGCGCCCGCACGAGTTCGACGTGATCGCGCGCGAAAGCGGGGCGGACGAGGCGGAGCTCTTCTCCACCTTCAACATGGGCGTGGGGATGGTTGCGGTCGTACGGGATGCGGAGGCCGGCGGCGTGCTCGAGCAGGTTCGCGACTCCGGGTGTGAGGCCTTCCTGTGCGGTGAACTCGTCGCGGGCAGCGGCAGGGTGCACCTGGTGACTTCGTGA
- the ribD gene encoding bifunctional diaminohydroxyphosphoribosylaminopyrimidine deaminase/5-amino-6-(5-phosphoribosylamino)uracil reductase RibD, with product MTARGFDPIAGAPPSRTEDLRHMREALAVAPRGQGRVSPNPLVGAVVARGNQVFGTGWHAEYGGDHAEVMALREAGSRAAGATLYVTLEPCRHTGLTPPCTTAIIRSGVRRVVIACRDPNPEARHGAEELRQAGLDVEIGIEANAAKRLNAAFLWFHRQWVPFASLKLALSLDAKLGAESVRTPVTGIRALDEVHRLRSCHDAILIGSNTIAIDDPLLTARGEVLPRVPPVRAVLDTTLRLRPSSQLVRTAAQAPVWAFADPDSDGFQERADPLREAGVEVIGVPRSEDHRLDLSAVWNELAIRGVLSVLVEGGGQVAASLLRGGHIQRIHAFIAPMFYGRDGVPAFPGLEPSTQGDWLPMQRDSLGQDTQIVFEHRQLQETLDNL from the coding sequence GTGACGGCGCGGGGATTCGACCCCATCGCCGGGGCGCCGCCGAGCCGCACCGAGGACCTCCGCCACATGCGCGAGGCGCTGGCCGTGGCGCCGCGAGGACAGGGCCGGGTGTCGCCCAACCCGCTCGTGGGCGCCGTTGTGGCCCGCGGGAACCAGGTGTTCGGCACGGGATGGCACGCGGAATACGGCGGCGACCATGCGGAAGTCATGGCGCTGCGGGAGGCCGGGTCGCGCGCGGCGGGCGCCACGCTGTACGTCACGCTCGAGCCGTGCCGCCACACCGGGCTGACACCCCCGTGCACCACGGCGATCATCCGCTCCGGCGTGCGCCGCGTCGTGATCGCCTGCCGGGACCCCAATCCGGAGGCGCGTCACGGGGCGGAGGAGCTGCGGCAGGCCGGACTGGACGTCGAGATCGGGATCGAGGCAAACGCCGCAAAACGGCTGAACGCGGCCTTCCTCTGGTTTCACCGGCAGTGGGTGCCCTTCGCTTCGCTCAAACTCGCGCTGTCGCTCGATGCGAAGCTCGGGGCGGAAAGCGTTCGCACGCCGGTGACCGGCATCCGGGCGCTGGACGAGGTGCACCGTCTCCGTTCCTGTCACGATGCGATCCTGATCGGCTCCAACACGATCGCGATCGATGACCCGTTGCTCACCGCCCGCGGCGAGGTCCTGCCGAGGGTGCCGCCGGTACGGGCCGTCCTGGACACCACGCTCAGACTCCGCCCGTCGAGTCAGCTCGTGCGCACGGCCGCCCAGGCACCCGTATGGGCCTTTGCGGATCCGGACTCGGACGGCTTCCAGGAGCGCGCGGATCCGCTCCGCGAAGCCGGCGTGGAAGTCATCGGAGTGCCCCGGAGCGAGGACCACAGACTGGATCTGAGCGCCGTCTGGAACGAACTGGCCATTCGCGGCGTGCTCTCCGTGCTCGTCGAAGGCGGGGGTCAGGTCGCCGCGTCGTTGCTTCGCGGGGGACACATACAGCGGATCCACGCCTTCATTGCTCCCATGTTCTACGGGCGCGACGGCGTGCCGGCGTTTCCCGGCCTCGAGCCGTCGACGCAGGGGGACTGGCTGCCCATGCAGCGGGACTCGCTGGGGCAGGATACGCAGATCGTGTTCGAGCACCGACAACTCCAGGAAACCCTGGACAACCTCTGA
- a CDS encoding riboflavin synthase: MFTGIIRAVGEVAGRERREAALRLTIARVPFLERLRAGDSVSLAGVCTTIVALREETFEVDVVEATLERTTIGSWRVGDPVNLEPALCAGDPLGGHMVQGHIDGVGTVAAARWEGESGLLEIELPDGLERVTVSQGSFAVDGVSLTVNRLTGTIARFAIIPYTWTHTTLGRLASGARVNLEADLIGKHVARALRPHVAPVDS; encoded by the coding sequence GTGTTCACTGGAATCATACGGGCGGTCGGCGAGGTCGCGGGCCGGGAACGCCGGGAGGCCGCGCTCCGGCTGACGATCGCCCGCGTCCCGTTTCTCGAGCGGCTCCGCGCCGGGGATTCGGTGTCGCTCGCGGGCGTGTGCACGACCATCGTCGCGCTCCGGGAGGAGACGTTCGAGGTCGACGTCGTCGAGGCTACGCTGGAGCGGACCACGATCGGGAGCTGGCGGGTCGGGGATCCGGTGAACCTCGAGCCGGCGCTGTGCGCCGGGGATCCGCTGGGCGGTCACATGGTACAGGGACACATCGATGGGGTGGGGACCGTGGCGGCGGCGAGGTGGGAAGGCGAGTCGGGCCTGCTCGAGATCGAACTCCCCGATGGCCTCGAGAGGGTGACCGTGTCGCAGGGTTCCTTCGCCGTCGATGGCGTGAGTCTCACCGTCAACCGCCTGACCGGGACCATCGCGCGTTTCGCCATCATTCCCTATACATGGACCCATACCACGCTGGGGCGCCTCGCTTCGGGTGCGAGAGTCAACCTCGAGGCGGACCTGATCGGCAAGCACGTAGCTCGTGCCCTCCGACCGCACGTGGCCCCGGTGGACTCCTGA
- a CDS encoding bifunctional 3,4-dihydroxy-2-butanone-4-phosphate synthase/GTP cyclohydrolase II: MKTDNRLRLAGMPADTVEAAIERIRSGGLVIIADDEDRENEGDLVCAAALATPEAINFMARHARGLICLTMPDEMADRLDLPLMTDDRLSDPHKTAFTVSIDARPDFGVSTGISAQDRARTIRVAVDPQTRPTDLVRPGHIFPLRSRPGGVLQRVGQTEASVDLARLAGLTPAGVICEILNEDGTMARRPELEKFAAEHDLPFITVAALVSYRLRTESLVRRVAEAELPTPWGDFRIVGYANEVDGREHVALVRGDVAGAEDVLVRVHSRCLTGDVFHSHRCDCGSQLEAAMRMVVEADAGVIVYLDQEGRGIGLLNKLRAYELQDEGHDTVEANEALGFPPDLRNYGIGAQILVDLGLHSIRIMTNNPKKLAGLEGFGLVIRDRVPLELGGVDDRLVRYLRTKREKLGHLTGSA; this comes from the coding sequence ATGAAAACCGACAACAGACTTCGGCTGGCGGGCATGCCCGCCGATACGGTGGAAGCGGCGATCGAGCGTATCCGCAGCGGCGGACTCGTGATCATCGCAGACGACGAGGACCGCGAGAACGAGGGGGATCTCGTCTGCGCCGCCGCACTTGCGACGCCCGAAGCGATCAACTTCATGGCCAGGCACGCCCGGGGGCTCATATGCCTCACGATGCCCGATGAGATGGCCGATCGCCTCGATCTCCCGCTCATGACGGACGACCGGTTGTCGGACCCCCACAAGACGGCGTTCACCGTGTCGATCGACGCCCGCCCGGACTTCGGCGTGTCGACCGGGATCTCGGCACAGGATCGCGCCCGAACCATCCGGGTCGCGGTGGATCCCCAGACCCGGCCGACGGACCTCGTGCGCCCGGGCCACATCTTTCCCCTCCGCTCCCGGCCCGGCGGCGTGCTGCAGCGGGTGGGCCAGACGGAGGCTTCGGTCGATCTCGCCCGGTTGGCCGGGCTCACTCCGGCGGGCGTGATCTGCGAGATCCTGAACGAGGATGGGACGATGGCGCGCCGCCCGGAACTCGAGAAGTTCGCGGCGGAGCACGACCTCCCCTTCATCACGGTGGCCGCCCTCGTCTCCTACCGGTTGCGCACGGAGAGTCTCGTGCGGCGCGTTGCCGAAGCGGAGCTCCCCACGCCGTGGGGCGATTTCCGCATCGTCGGGTACGCGAACGAGGTGGATGGGCGCGAACACGTCGCGCTCGTGCGCGGCGACGTGGCGGGCGCGGAGGATGTCCTCGTCCGCGTGCATTCGCGCTGCCTGACGGGCGATGTGTTCCACTCCCACCGCTGCGACTGCGGCAGCCAGCTCGAGGCCGCGATGCGGATGGTCGTGGAGGCCGACGCCGGGGTCATCGTCTACCTGGACCAGGAAGGGCGGGGGATCGGACTCCTGAACAAACTCCGCGCCTACGAACTTCAGGACGAGGGCCACGACACGGTCGAAGCGAACGAGGCGCTGGGTTTTCCGCCCGACCTGCGGAACTACGGCATCGGGGCCCAGATTCTCGTGGATCTCGGGTTGCACTCGATCAGGATCATGACGAACAACCCGAAGAAACTCGCGGGGCTGGAGGGCTTCGGCCTCGTGATTCGCGACCGCGTGCCCCTCGAGCTCGGCGGGGTCGACGATCGGCTGGTCCGCTATCTCCGCACGAAGCGCGAGAAGCTGGGACACCTGACCGGATCCGCGTGA
- the ribH gene encoding 6,7-dimethyl-8-ribityllumazine synthase: MLVSRFNSRVTERLLAGAARTTLECGVAEEDLDIVYVPGAWELPLAARRAAARGYAAIVALGCVIRGETAHFDHVSRAAIDGLARVQLDSGVPVGLGVLTPDTLEQALARAGGELGNAGSEAARAALGMADPHGQPGS, encoded by the coding sequence ATCCTCGTCAGCCGGTTCAACTCCCGGGTCACCGAGCGTCTCCTCGCGGGTGCCGCGCGGACGACCCTCGAATGCGGCGTGGCCGAAGAGGATCTCGATATCGTGTATGTCCCCGGCGCCTGGGAACTGCCGCTCGCCGCGCGACGAGCCGCCGCGCGCGGCTACGCCGCCATCGTCGCGCTGGGCTGCGTGATCCGCGGGGAAACCGCGCACTTCGACCACGTGAGCCGCGCGGCGATCGACGGCCTCGCGAGGGTCCAGCTCGACTCGGGCGTGCCGGTCGGTCTCGGCGTGCTCACGCCCGACACGCTGGAGCAGGCGCTCGCGCGGGCCGGCGGCGAACTCGGAAACGCCGGCTCGGAGGCGGCCCGCGCCGCGCTCGGCATGGCCGATCCTCACGGACAGCCGGGCTCGTGA